The Haloferax sp. Atlit-12N genome window below encodes:
- a CDS encoding FAD-dependent monooxygenase encodes MSDYEHYEALVVGAGPGGAAAAATFANYGIETLVLERGVEAGSKNVSGGLIYAEESAPYTIDDLFPGFREAAAERPITKYRIHNIAGDKVESFDLTDLHEHDTEWSDSVLRRKMDSWLEDRVHERTRETGGGLLTGVHVNGLLREEGRIVGVTLDELDPITADIIVAADGVNSELARDAGLMDWDEPDEWFQGVKAVVDMPEDAIADRFDVAEDEGAAHLFSGDLFEGVRGGGFLYTNRDTLSLGTVFHLDSLVAEQAEPHELLDGLLTHPLLAQWLGDDYTELEYSAKLVPDSKKVALREPHFGRLLLVGDAAGQMQAQGPIIKGMNHAVTAGALAAESYAQAKSRNEPEKAGTRYARKLRSEGVMKKLRPRGYELLRGVAEDDGVTDVVDIVLTSAVGRAGVRALSGRLERLYNVPTLSALMPDTRTPYVTLPTVIAEELGTRVRDESSVTPPDLEARIGGLTYDTDIGSPHITLRDESYEASGAAVAACPVSAVDFGGGCYREEVVRTNGSEERVVSLDTQPCVECGTCAVVADTEWTHPRGDKGVEFKWG; translated from the coding sequence ATGAGCGACTACGAACACTACGAGGCGCTGGTCGTCGGGGCGGGTCCCGGTGGGGCGGCGGCGGCCGCGACGTTCGCCAACTACGGCATCGAGACGCTCGTCCTCGAACGCGGCGTCGAGGCCGGGTCGAAGAACGTCTCGGGCGGGCTCATCTACGCCGAGGAGTCCGCGCCGTACACCATCGACGACCTCTTTCCGGGGTTCCGCGAGGCGGCCGCCGAGCGGCCCATCACGAAGTACCGCATCCACAACATCGCCGGCGACAAGGTCGAGTCGTTCGACCTCACGGACCTCCACGAACACGACACCGAGTGGTCCGACTCCGTTCTCCGGCGGAAGATGGACTCGTGGCTCGAAGACCGCGTCCACGAGCGGACCCGCGAGACCGGCGGCGGCCTCCTGACGGGCGTCCACGTCAACGGCCTGCTCCGCGAGGAGGGCCGCATCGTCGGCGTCACGCTGGACGAACTCGACCCGATAACCGCCGATATCATCGTCGCGGCCGACGGGGTGAACTCCGAACTCGCTCGCGACGCGGGCCTGATGGACTGGGACGAGCCCGACGAGTGGTTCCAGGGCGTCAAGGCCGTCGTCGACATGCCGGAAGACGCCATCGCCGACCGGTTCGACGTGGCGGAAGACGAGGGGGCGGCGCACCTGTTCTCGGGCGACCTGTTCGAGGGCGTCCGCGGCGGCGGCTTCCTCTACACGAACCGCGACACGCTGTCGCTCGGGACGGTGTTCCATCTCGACAGCCTCGTCGCGGAGCAGGCGGAGCCCCACGAGCTACTGGACGGGCTCTTGACCCATCCGCTGCTCGCGCAGTGGCTCGGCGACGACTACACCGAACTGGAGTACAGCGCGAAACTCGTGCCCGACTCCAAGAAGGTCGCCCTGCGCGAACCGCACTTCGGCCGCCTGCTCCTCGTCGGCGACGCGGCCGGCCAGATGCAGGCACAGGGGCCCATCATCAAGGGCATGAACCACGCCGTCACCGCCGGCGCGCTCGCCGCGGAGTCGTACGCGCAGGCCAAGTCGCGCAACGAACCGGAGAAGGCTGGGACCCGCTACGCCCGCAAACTCCGGAGCGAGGGCGTGATGAAGAAGCTCCGCCCCCGCGGCTACGAACTGCTCCGCGGCGTCGCCGAGGATGACGGCGTGACCGACGTGGTCGATATCGTACTCACCTCGGCGGTCGGGCGCGCCGGCGTCCGCGCGCTTTCCGGACGGCTCGAACGCCTCTACAACGTCCCGACGCTGTCGGCGCTGATGCCGGACACGCGGACGCCCTACGTCACGCTCCCGACGGTCATCGCCGAGGAGTTGGGAACGCGAGTGCGCGACGAGAGTTCGGTGACGCCGCCGGACCTCGAAGCCCGCATCGGCGGGCTGACCTACGACACCGACATCGGCAGCCCGCACATCACGCTCCGCGACGAGTCCTACGAGGCGAGCGGGGCCGCGGTGGCGGCCTGCCCCGTCTCCGCGGTCGACTTCGGCGGCGGCTGTTACCGCGAGGAGGTCGTCCGGACCAACGGCTCGGAGGAGCGCGTCGTCAGCCTCGACACCCAGCCCTGCGTCGAGTGCGGCACCTGCGCCGTCGTCGCCGACACCGAATGGACCCACCCGCGCGGCGACAAGGGCGTCGAGTTCAAGTGGGGGTGA
- a CDS encoding cyclase family protein, with the protein MTLLDLTRRVESGMPTYPGDPPVAVESHADFETDGYRVSRLELGTHAGTHVDAPAHTEPDGATLDNFPVDDLRFTARVADCRDVGPRGRIGPDAIPEHLEPRVDFLVFRTGWEDEWGTERMPDHPALAPETARACAERGLSVGIDALSPDPTGGDGVPAHHAILGAGLLVVENLCGLDALPTDRTFDLYVMPLRVDADGAPARVVADAETGLIRRRDEQ; encoded by the coding sequence ATGACCCTCCTCGACCTCACCCGTCGCGTCGAAAGCGGGATGCCGACGTACCCCGGCGACCCGCCTGTCGCCGTCGAGTCGCACGCCGACTTCGAGACCGACGGCTACCGCGTCTCGCGGCTCGAACTCGGCACGCACGCCGGAACGCACGTCGATGCGCCCGCACACACCGAACCGGATGGCGCGACCCTCGACAACTTCCCAGTCGATGACCTCCGGTTCACCGCTCGGGTCGCCGACTGCCGAGACGTGGGGCCCCGCGGTCGAATCGGGCCGGACGCGATTCCGGAACATCTCGAACCCCGCGTGGATTTCCTCGTGTTCCGAACCGGCTGGGAGGACGAGTGGGGGACGGAGCGCATGCCCGACCACCCGGCGCTCGCGCCCGAGACGGCACGGGCCTGTGCAGAACGGGGGCTCTCGGTCGGCATCGACGCGCTCAGTCCGGACCCGACCGGCGGCGACGGCGTCCCGGCGCACCACGCGATTCTCGGGGCGGGACTGCTCGTCGTCGAGAACCTCTGCGGGTTGGACGCGCTCCCGACCGACCGGACGTTCGACCTGTACGTCATGCCGCTTCGGGTGGACGCCGATGGCGCGCCCGCTCGGGTCGTCGCCGACGCGGAGACGGGGCTGATTCGGCGTCGAGACGAGCAGTAG
- a CDS encoding ferredoxin family protein, which produces MAIDPQFETNREKVGEENGVAVWGPVDPPEKHGIHGTHVAVDFDICLADGACLEDCPVDVFTWVDTPGHPESDIKAEPTHEDQCIDCMLCVDVCPVDAIDVDPGRAGRI; this is translated from the coding sequence ATGGCTATCGACCCGCAGTTCGAGACAAACAGGGAGAAGGTCGGAGAGGAAAACGGCGTGGCCGTCTGGGGACCGGTCGACCCGCCGGAGAAACACGGCATCCACGGCACGCACGTCGCGGTGGACTTCGACATCTGTCTCGCCGACGGGGCGTGTCTGGAGGACTGCCCCGTAGACGTGTTCACGTGGGTCGACACCCCGGGGCACCCGGAGTCCGACATCAAGGCCGAACCGACCCACGAAGACCAGTGTATCGACTGCATGCTCTGTGTCGACGTCTGCCCGGTCGACGCCATCGACGTCGACCCCGGGCGAGCGGGACGCATCTGA
- a CDS encoding glutamate--tRNA ligase yields the protein MDDELRERIEREAEKHALLNAVKHDSDADVGAIMGPLMGENPDFRQHGGEIPGLIGPVVAEVNQLSAGEKRDRLEDLAPEELAEMEAEEEADESLLPDLPNAEDYDEVRMRAAPNPNGPWHLGHARMPAVIGTYKEMYDGSFIVRFDDTDPETKRPDLTAYDAILDDIDYLGFEPDDVIRASDRVETYYDHARELIEMGGAYTCSCSGEAFSNLKNDGKPCPHRDKDPETTREEFEDMVAGEYSSGEMVLRVKTDIEHKNPALRDWVAFRMIDTPHPREEAADYRAWPMLDFQSGVDDHLTGVTHIIRGIDLQDSAKRQQFVYDYFGWDYPEVVHWGHVQVDAYDVKMSTSSIKELIDAGEVEGWDDPRVPTIKSLRRRGIRGQAIVDAMVGLGTSTSNVDLSMSTVYANNRDLVDDDTDRYFLVRDVAEGTSANSQTVSGPCEEFAVEGGPDSAHPPLHPSFEERGTRDIPVGDSVLLESGDVPAEGERVWLKGFGAVRREGDSLVATGDDLDVVREGDVAVIHWAPTDGVSVRMRTMDGDVTGVAEPDFGDVPEDELVQFERVGFVRVDDRGDDETVVYFAHK from the coding sequence ATGGACGACGAGCTTCGAGAGCGCATCGAGCGAGAGGCCGAGAAGCACGCGCTTCTCAACGCGGTCAAACACGACAGCGACGCCGACGTGGGCGCGATTATGGGCCCGCTGATGGGCGAGAATCCCGACTTCCGCCAGCACGGCGGCGAGATACCGGGGCTCATCGGCCCCGTCGTCGCCGAGGTCAACCAGCTGTCGGCGGGCGAAAAGCGCGACCGACTCGAAGACCTCGCACCCGAGGAACTCGCCGAGATGGAAGCCGAGGAGGAAGCGGACGAGTCGCTGCTCCCCGACCTCCCGAACGCCGAGGACTACGACGAGGTCCGCATGCGCGCCGCCCCGAACCCCAACGGCCCGTGGCACCTCGGCCACGCCCGCATGCCCGCGGTCATCGGGACGTACAAGGAGATGTACGACGGCTCCTTTATCGTCCGATTCGACGACACCGACCCGGAGACGAAGCGACCGGACCTGACGGCGTACGACGCCATCCTCGACGACATCGACTACCTCGGGTTCGAGCCCGACGACGTGATTCGCGCCTCCGACCGAGTGGAGACGTACTACGACCACGCCCGCGAACTCATCGAGATGGGCGGCGCGTACACCTGTTCGTGTTCGGGCGAGGCGTTCTCGAACCTGAAGAACGACGGGAAGCCGTGTCCGCACCGCGACAAGGACCCCGAGACGACCCGCGAGGAGTTCGAGGACATGGTCGCAGGCGAGTACAGTTCGGGCGAGATGGTCCTCCGCGTCAAGACCGACATCGAACACAAGAACCCCGCGCTGCGCGACTGGGTCGCCTTCCGCATGATAGACACGCCGCACCCCCGCGAGGAGGCGGCTGACTACCGCGCGTGGCCGATGCTCGACTTCCAGTCCGGCGTCGACGACCACCTCACGGGCGTCACCCACATCATCCGCGGCATCGACCTGCAGGACTCCGCGAAGCGCCAGCAGTTCGTCTACGACTACTTCGGCTGGGACTACCCCGAAGTCGTCCACTGGGGTCACGTGCAGGTCGACGCCTACGACGTGAAGATGTCCACGTCGAGCATCAAGGAACTCATCGACGCGGGCGAGGTCGAGGGCTGGGACGACCCGCGCGTGCCGACAATCAAGAGCCTCCGCCGCCGCGGCATCCGCGGGCAGGCCATCGTGGACGCGATGGTCGGCCTCGGAACCTCCACCTCGAACGTCGACCTCTCGATGTCGACGGTCTACGCGAACAACCGCGACCTCGTCGACGACGACACGGACCGCTACTTCCTCGTTCGGGACGTCGCCGAGGGAACCTCGGCGAACAGCCAGACTGTGTCTGGCCCGTGTGAGGAGTTCGCCGTCGAGGGCGGCCCCGACAGCGCCCACCCGCCGCTCCACCCGAGCTTCGAGGAGCGCGGCACCCGCGACATCCCGGTCGGCGACAGCGTGCTCCTCGAGTCGGGCGACGTGCCCGCCGAGGGCGAGCGCGTCTGGCTGAAGGGCTTCGGCGCGGTCCGGCGCGAGGGCGACTCGCTCGTCGCCACCGGCGACGACCTCGACGTGGTCCGCGAGGGCGACGTGGCCGTGATTCACTGGGCACCGACCGACGGCGTCTCGGTCCGCATGCGTACCATGGACGGCGACGTGACGGGCGTCGCTGAACCCGACTTCGGCGACGTACCCGAGGACGAACTCGTCCAGTTCGAGCGCGTCGGCTTCGTCCGCGTGGACGACCGCGGCGACGACGAGACGGTCGTCTACTTCGCGCACAAGTAA
- a CDS encoding ribonuclease J has product MEIEIATIGGYEEVGRQMTAVRAGDDVVVFDMGLNLSQVLIHDNVETEKMHSLDLIDMGAIPDDRVMSDLEGDVQAIVPTHGHLDHIGAISKLAHRYDAPVVATPFTIELVKQQIEGENKFNVNNDLVKMEAGETMSIGDSGNVELEFVHVTHSIIDAINPVVHTPEGAVVYGLDKRMDHSPVLEDPIDMKRFREIGREGNGVLAYIEDCTNAGRKGRTPSESVARRHLKDVMTSVEDYDGGIVATTFSSHISRVSSLVEFAKDIGRQPVLLGRSMEKYSGTAERLGFVDLPDDLGMYGHRKSVDRTFKRIMKEGKENYLPIVTGHQGEPRAMLTRMGRGETPYEIDDGDKVIFSARVIPEPTNEGQRYQSERLLRMQGARIYDEIHVSGHLREEGHYEMLQALQPQHVIPAHQNLKGFAPYVDLAESQGYALGRDVHVTRNGNMIQLVE; this is encoded by the coding sequence ATGGAAATCGAAATCGCAACCATAGGCGGATACGAAGAAGTCGGCCGTCAGATGACGGCCGTCCGTGCCGGAGACGACGTCGTCGTCTTCGACATGGGTCTCAACCTGTCGCAGGTCCTCATCCACGACAACGTCGAGACCGAAAAGATGCACAGCCTCGACCTCATCGACATGGGCGCTATCCCGGACGACCGGGTCATGAGCGACCTCGAAGGAGACGTGCAGGCCATCGTCCCCACGCACGGCCACCTCGACCACATCGGTGCCATCTCCAAGCTCGCCCACCGCTACGACGCCCCCGTCGTCGCGACGCCCTTCACCATCGAACTGGTGAAACAGCAGATTGAGGGCGAGAACAAGTTCAACGTCAACAACGACCTCGTCAAGATGGAAGCCGGCGAGACGATGTCCATCGGCGACTCCGGCAACGTGGAACTCGAGTTCGTCCACGTCACTCACTCCATCATCGACGCCATCAACCCGGTCGTCCACACGCCCGAGGGCGCTGTCGTCTACGGTCTTGACAAGCGCATGGACCACTCGCCGGTCCTCGAAGACCCCATCGACATGAAGCGCTTCCGCGAAATCGGTCGCGAGGGCAACGGCGTGCTCGCGTACATCGAAGACTGTACGAACGCCGGCCGGAAGGGCCGCACGCCCTCCGAGTCCGTCGCGCGCCGCCACCTCAAAGACGTGATGACCTCCGTCGAGGACTACGACGGCGGCATCGTGGCGACGACGTTCTCGTCGCATATCTCCCGGGTCTCCTCGCTCGTCGAGTTCGCCAAGGACATCGGCCGCCAGCCGGTCCTCCTCGGCCGCTCGATGGAGAAGTACTCCGGCACCGCCGAGCGCCTCGGCTTCGTCGACCTCCCCGACGACCTCGGGATGTACGGCCACCGCAAGTCCGTCGACCGCACCTTCAAGCGAATCATGAAGGAGGGCAAGGAGAACTACCTGCCCATCGTCACGGGCCACCAGGGCGAACCGCGCGCGATGCTCACCCGCATGGGTCGCGGCGAGACGCCGTACGAGATTGACGACGGCGACAAGGTCATCTTCTCGGCGCGGGTCATCCCGGAGCCGACGAACGAGGGCCAGCGCTACCAGTCCGAGCGCCTCCTGCGCATGCAGGGCGCGCGCATCTACGACGAGATTCACGTCTCGGGCCACCTCCGCGAGGAGGGGCACTACGAGATGCTGCAGGCGCTCCAGCCCCAGCACGTCATCCCCGCTCACCAGAACCTGAAAGGCTTCGCTCCGTACGTGGACCTCGCGGAGAGTCAGGGCTACGCCCTCGGTCGCGACGTCCACGTCACGCGGAACGGCAACATGATTCAGCTGGTGGAGTGA
- a CDS encoding GNAT family N-acetyltransferase gives MEVTDSLNFGHKDRKDIYEYIERHGTVREDEVRRALNFEPAALGAHLTVLRRDGYIRKVGNHVEVAYAPGEEETVELGDLDVTIRMAQNVDLESLVDAIHEVADEGRYIEAETVADLLDHEEVVLRHNEVSSRMVFVATVGDELAGWVHLDLPEAEKLSHTAVLTVGTRPEFRGHGIGSKLLDRGVDWARERGFEKLYNSVPATNEEAIAFLEGHGWETEAVRDAHYKIDGDYVDEVMMAVTLR, from the coding sequence ATGGAAGTAACTGACAGTCTCAACTTCGGACACAAAGACCGCAAGGACATCTACGAGTACATCGAGCGCCACGGGACCGTCCGCGAGGACGAGGTACGGCGAGCGCTCAACTTCGAGCCGGCGGCGCTGGGGGCGCACCTGACCGTCCTGCGGCGGGACGGCTACATCCGAAAGGTCGGCAACCACGTGGAGGTGGCCTACGCGCCCGGCGAGGAGGAGACGGTGGAACTCGGCGACCTCGACGTGACGATTCGGATGGCCCAGAACGTCGACTTGGAGAGCCTCGTCGACGCCATCCACGAGGTCGCGGACGAGGGCCGGTACATCGAGGCCGAGACGGTCGCCGACCTACTCGACCACGAGGAGGTCGTCCTCCGACACAACGAGGTCAGTTCCCGGATGGTGTTCGTCGCCACCGTCGGCGACGAACTCGCCGGCTGGGTCCACCTCGACCTGCCCGAGGCGGAGAAACTGAGCCACACCGCCGTCCTGACAGTCGGCACGCGACCGGAATTCCGCGGCCACGGCATCGGGAGCAAACTCCTCGACCGCGGCGTCGACTGGGCTCGGGAGCGCGGCTTCGAGAAACTCTACAACAGCGTTCCGGCGACCAACGAGGAGGCAATCGCGTTCCTCGAAGGCCACGGCTGGGAGACCGAAGCCGTCCGCGACGCTCACTACAAGATAGACGGTGACTACGTCGACGAAGTGATGATGGCCGTCACGCTCCGGTGA
- the idsA3 gene encoding geranylfarnesyl diphosphate synthase: MTPDATEKRVLEAIRERRELVNDALDEDVPMAEPERLYEASRYLLKAGGKRLRPTVSLLTAESLADVEPMSEDYRAFPTLAGDAIDVMVAAVSIEVIQSFTLIHDDIMDDDDLRRGVPAVHKEYDNSTAILAGDTLYAKAFELLTKTGADPADGLEAVRRLATTCTQICEGQALDIEFERRTEVLPDEYLQMVELKTAVLYGTAAAVPAVVMGADDDVVEALYQYGIESGSAFQIQDDVLDLTVPSEQLGKQRGSDLVENKETIISLHARQQGIDVDDLVDAETAEELTEEAVEAAVAELNEAGSIDYAREMAEDLTEQAKSRLDVLPDNEARDLLCDIADYLITRGY, from the coding sequence ATGACTCCCGACGCGACGGAAAAGCGGGTGCTCGAGGCGATTCGCGAGCGACGCGAACTCGTCAACGACGCGCTCGACGAGGACGTACCGATGGCCGAGCCCGAGCGGCTCTACGAGGCCTCACGGTACCTCCTGAAAGCCGGCGGCAAGCGCCTTCGGCCGACCGTCTCACTCCTGACCGCGGAGTCCCTCGCGGACGTCGAACCGATGTCGGAGGACTACCGGGCGTTCCCGACGCTCGCGGGCGACGCCATCGACGTGATGGTCGCGGCCGTGAGCATCGAGGTCATCCAGTCGTTCACGCTCATCCACGACGACATCATGGACGACGACGACCTCCGTCGCGGCGTCCCGGCGGTCCACAAGGAGTACGACAACTCGACCGCCATCCTCGCCGGCGACACGCTGTACGCCAAGGCGTTCGAACTCCTGACGAAGACCGGCGCTGACCCTGCCGACGGCCTCGAAGCCGTCCGTCGACTCGCGACCACCTGCACGCAGATCTGCGAGGGGCAGGCGCTCGACATCGAATTCGAGCGCCGCACCGAGGTGCTCCCCGACGAGTACCTCCAGATGGTCGAACTGAAGACGGCGGTCCTCTACGGGACCGCAGCCGCCGTTCCGGCGGTCGTCATGGGCGCAGACGACGACGTCGTCGAGGCGCTCTACCAGTACGGCATCGAGTCCGGCAGCGCGTTCCAGATTCAAGACGACGTGCTCGACCTGACCGTGCCGTCGGAGCAGCTCGGCAAACAGCGCGGTTCCGACCTCGTGGAGAACAAAGAGACCATCATCTCCCTCCACGCGCGTCAACAGGGCATCGACGTGGACGACCTCGTCGACGCCGAGACGGCCGAGGAGCTCACCGAGGAGGCAGTCGAAGCCGCCGTCGCAGAACTGAACGAGGCGGGCAGCATCGACTACGCCCGCGAGATGGCCGAAGACCTCACCGAACAGGCCAAGTCGCGACTCGACGTCCTCCCGGACAACGAGGCTCGCGACCTGCTCTGCGACATCGCGGACTACCTCATCACCCGCGGCTACTGA
- a CDS encoding electron transfer flavoprotein subunit alpha/FixB family protein produces the protein MTDFDPGDYEISELGPAIKDIDDLGELEEILQAEHRGQNRAPAVALIESRIEKFSENDDEPADADGMDLASMSTAEVGNALQSVEEVSDLESLLEREETGEDRDPVKRLIRNRIDSVKGSDEEDTEVEVDERPPEERHPDLDHPTRDKRHVRSLHGGTYRDMWVYCETQAGELVDVSKEMLGKARELMDTYNDDYTTDERVVAVLIGSDVSKHVEDVIAYGADVVVVREDARLERFQHKPYTEIFCDMARAGATHENFEVTDGRDEPWRDYDKPRYVLFPATNNGRDLSALVQAELDSGLASDCSGLYITEEVISNPVKTGVAGEKKEFQRVLHMKRPDFSGFEYSTILCIDNPTREFHPQGASVIPGSFDLPEPDADREGLVVEHDAPLDDDWFRVTVTDFDQLDEGIDLTGHDVIVAVGRGIGDDPTKGIELALDLAGQFEDAEVGVTRGIVTGSFNFDGHVEQYTHEDRQIGETGQVVAPKLYIAAGISGAVQHKVGMDESDTIVAVNTDPDARIRDFSDYFIEGDLFEVLPRLTTALKEGRFEAAVASDGGTEPTGTPDDGAAADDRGESQ, from the coding sequence GTGACCGACTTCGACCCCGGCGACTACGAGATTTCGGAGCTCGGTCCGGCCATCAAGGACATCGACGACCTCGGCGAGTTAGAGGAGATTCTACAGGCCGAACACCGCGGGCAGAACCGCGCGCCGGCCGTCGCGCTCATCGAGAGCCGCATCGAGAAGTTCTCCGAGAACGACGACGAGCCGGCCGATGCCGACGGGATGGACCTCGCGTCGATGAGCACTGCAGAGGTCGGGAACGCCCTCCAGAGCGTCGAGGAGGTCTCGGACCTCGAATCGCTCCTCGAACGCGAGGAGACCGGCGAGGACCGCGACCCGGTGAAGCGGCTCATCAGAAACCGCATCGACTCCGTGAAGGGAAGCGACGAGGAAGACACGGAAGTCGAGGTGGACGAACGGCCGCCCGAGGAGCGTCACCCGGACCTCGACCACCCGACCCGCGACAAGCGACACGTCCGGTCGCTCCACGGGGGTACCTACCGCGACATGTGGGTCTACTGCGAGACGCAGGCGGGCGAACTCGTGGACGTGTCCAAAGAGATGCTGGGCAAGGCCCGTGAACTGATGGACACCTACAACGACGACTACACGACCGACGAGCGGGTCGTCGCAGTCCTCATCGGCTCCGACGTGTCGAAGCACGTCGAGGACGTCATCGCCTACGGCGCGGACGTGGTCGTCGTCCGCGAGGACGCCCGGCTCGAACGCTTCCAGCACAAGCCGTACACCGAGATATTCTGCGACATGGCCCGCGCGGGGGCGACCCACGAGAACTTCGAGGTCACGGACGGCCGCGACGAGCCGTGGCGCGACTACGACAAGCCGCGGTACGTGCTGTTCCCGGCGACGAACAACGGCCGGGACCTCTCGGCGCTCGTGCAGGCCGAACTCGACTCCGGCCTCGCCAGCGACTGCTCTGGGCTCTACATCACGGAAGAGGTCATCTCGAACCCGGTCAAGACCGGCGTCGCGGGCGAGAAAAAGGAGTTCCAGCGCGTCCTGCACATGAAGCGCCCGGACTTCTCCGGCTTCGAATACTCGACCATCCTCTGTATCGACAACCCGACGCGGGAGTTCCACCCGCAGGGCGCGTCGGTCATCCCGGGGAGCTTCGACCTGCCCGAACCCGACGCCGACCGTGAGGGACTCGTCGTCGAACACGACGCCCCGCTCGACGACGACTGGTTCCGCGTCACCGTCACGGACTTCGACCAGTTGGACGAGGGTATCGACCTGACCGGCCACGACGTCATCGTCGCGGTCGGCCGCGGCATCGGCGACGACCCGACGAAGGGTATCGAACTCGCCTTGGACCTCGCCGGCCAGTTCGAGGACGCCGAGGTGGGCGTCACCCGCGGCATCGTCACGGGGTCGTTCAACTTCGACGGCCACGTCGAGCAGTACACCCACGAGGACAGACAGATAGGCGAGACGGGGCAGGTCGTCGCGCCGAAACTCTACATCGCGGCGGGCATCTCCGGCGCGGTCCAGCACAAGGTCGGCATGGACGAGTCGGACACCATCGTCGCGGTCAACACCGACCCCGACGCCCGTATCCGCGACTTCTCGGACTACTTCATCGAGGGCGACCTGTTCGAGGTGCTGCCGAGGCTGACGACGGCGCTCAAGGAGGGCCGGTTCGAGGCGGCGGTCGCCAGCGACGGGGGAACCGAACCGACCGGAACGCCCGACGATGGCGCGGCCGCGGACGACCGGGGTGAGTCGCAATGA
- a CDS encoding electron transfer flavoprotein subunit beta/FixA family protein produces MHMVVLTKGVPDFREGQVSFDEDGHLERGKTPTVMNPNDRFALEAALQTRVRHGGRVSVMSMGPPGYKEVLQEAMETVYADDLHLVSDREMAAADTWATAITLSAGIETLGEPDVVFAGFKTADGETGHTGPQTNWCLDMPLVTHVISLDIDEEAGTLRAKRLVEGDIEEIETVETELPAFVVADPEFEPSYRTAGERLTLKDLREETRARAENYEEHLTVRDHADINVDPDYIGLDGSPTIVSSVDPIPKAPAEREATMVDPDDTGAMQDVLTAMQSAVGDDAGDAAAAGGD; encoded by the coding sequence ATGCACATGGTGGTACTTACCAAAGGCGTGCCCGACTTCCGGGAGGGCCAGGTATCGTTTGACGAGGACGGGCACCTCGAACGGGGGAAGACGCCCACAGTAATGAATCCGAACGACCGCTTTGCGCTGGAGGCGGCGCTCCAGACGCGGGTTCGACACGGCGGGCGAGTGAGCGTGATGAGCATGGGGCCGCCGGGGTACAAGGAGGTGTTACAGGAGGCGATGGAGACGGTGTACGCCGACGACCTCCACCTCGTCTCGGACCGCGAGATGGCGGCCGCCGACACGTGGGCGACGGCCATCACGCTCAGCGCGGGCATCGAGACGCTCGGCGAACCGGACGTGGTGTTCGCCGGGTTCAAGACCGCAGACGGGGAGACGGGCCACACCGGCCCGCAGACGAACTGGTGTCTCGACATGCCGCTCGTCACGCACGTCATCTCCCTCGACATCGACGAGGAGGCGGGGACGCTGCGCGCCAAGCGACTGGTCGAAGGCGACATCGAGGAGATAGAGACCGTCGAGACGGAGCTTCCGGCGTTCGTCGTCGCGGACCCCGAGTTCGAGCCGTCGTATCGGACGGCGGGCGAGCGGCTGACGCTAAAGGACCTGCGCGAGGAGACCCGAGCGCGCGCCGAGAACTACGAGGAGCACCTGACGGTGCGGGACCACGCCGACATCAACGTCGACCCGGACTACATCGGCCTCGACGGCTCGCCGACCATCGTCTCGTCGGTCGACCCGATTCCGAAGGCCCCGGCGGAGCGGGAGGCGACGATGGTCGACCCGGACGACACGGGAGCCATGCAGGACGTGCTGACCGCGATGCAGTCGGCGGTGGGCGACGACGCCGGCGACGCCGCGGCCGCGGGGGGTGACTGA
- a CDS encoding DUF456 domain-containing protein, with product MDVFLWVALALLVLGVVGSVLPLLPGALLSVLGVVIYWVSTGFADPGPIAFVGLTLVGLVALVTDYAGGMVAARFGGASTRTSIVAGVAGFLLMFLIGPLGIFVGVAGTVFALEYLEHQDAEESGRRALVATVGVLATAAVQALLTFSMLVGFVLTVVV from the coding sequence ATGGACGTGTTCCTCTGGGTCGCGCTCGCCCTCTTGGTCCTCGGCGTCGTCGGGAGCGTCCTTCCGCTGCTCCCCGGCGCGCTCCTCTCCGTGCTCGGCGTGGTCATCTACTGGGTATCGACCGGCTTTGCGGACCCCGGGCCCATCGCGTTCGTCGGGCTCACTCTCGTCGGTCTCGTCGCGCTCGTCACCGACTACGCCGGCGGGATGGTCGCCGCGCGGTTCGGCGGCGCATCGACCCGAACGTCGATTGTCGCCGGGGTCGCCGGCTTCCTGCTCATGTTCCTCATCGGCCCGCTCGGCATCTTCGTCGGCGTCGCTGGCACGGTCTTCGCCCTCGAATACCTCGAACACCAGGACGCGGAAGAGAGCGGTCGGCGCGCGCTCGTCGCCACCGTCGGCGTCCTCGCCACCGCGGCGGTGCAGGCGCTGCTGACGTTCTCGATGCTCGTCGGGTTCGTCCTCACCGTGGTGGTCTAA